Within Salmo trutta chromosome 30, fSalTru1.1, whole genome shotgun sequence, the genomic segment TACTGGTGAGATTACCAGAGCGAGAAGAGGGACAAGGGATGATTGATTTCTCTGTCACATAGGAAGTTTGTGGAAAAATAAAAATGGTGGCCtatcaaatggcactctattccctaaaaaagtgccctacttttgacccgaACTAGATAACTTTTGACAGAAGTTATCTACTCTGTAGGAAATagaggtgtcatttgggatgacCAAATATGCTCAAATAACTCATCAGTGCATTCCATGACTAAGACTAGAAACAAGCTGCCAAATAAACAACAGTATGTAATCAAGATGTAAAAGGCCAGTTGATCCAAATGTGTATTATTTTAGTTCAGCACTATCAAATGACACATCAATGCTGCTCAGTTAAATTTCGACATGGTCTTACTGTTAGTTTTTCCATTTGTCATTTTAATCAGTTTTGCACCATAGTTCAATGTTTCCCCTTGCCAAAATATAGAGTAGGTTATGTCCAATAAATGTAATGGCCTCTTCTCTGTGTTCCTTTGGGTCTGTGAGGACAACGGATGTTTCTGTTATGCATATTCACTACAGATTCTTTAGAGATTTGAATTGTCTCATATTGGTTCCTGAGATGTTTAACATGTTTCCAGGCATTGTAAATATGTGATAATCTGTGTCTGtacgacaaacacacactgggaggTGAGAGCCAAATGGAGATCAATTCACCTTGCCCTCTCAGAGCCTGGGGCCCGCATCCACAAAGGGTCTCTGAGTAGGACTGCTAATCCAGCATCTGTCTCTATAATATTACTCACTTTGATCTAAAAAGCTAAACTGATtccagatcagcactcctactcagacGCTTTGTGGCCCTGGTGAGAGCTCTTGGAAAGGAGACCACAAATTAGTATTGGGAGATCCCCATTCTCTCCTTGGCCCTTTAGGAAACATCACTAGATGGGGAAAGAGGTCAAAGGTGAATTGCACTGCTCCCTAAGGCCACTCCGGAAAGACATTTAAACCTAtcagcagtaaaaaaaataataaatgatGCATCCTCCCTTGAGGTAAAAAGAAATCTAATGCAATTGGGAAAAATAAGCATTCCTCTACATAGCTTTCACCAAGTCACTTCAGCAATTATGCCAATGAGGAAAGGATGTATTTTAATTTTTTGAAGGCTTAATTTGAGATGTATGATGGCCTTATTAAAACAAACAGACTCCATTGGGGATCCATTGAATTGCTTCTCTTGAATAGGTGAGCAATATGATGGAATTTCTTACATTCACCATATTGCTTATTTGATGACTTGTTCTAAAATGAGGGGATATTAGAGGTGAAAGACAGACCTAAAATGCTGCTCAATTACAAATCACTCCCTGGTCCCTACCAACTATGCACTTATGGCACATTCATAAGAGCACATTCCATTCAGAGATGGTTGAGCTATATCCAAAATAGcctacctatccagaccctttcACAGCTACAATAACTGCCTAGTAACCTGTTCCTAGTGCTCAATGTCCTTTAGCCAACTTCTCTGAGCATCGTTGTGTGTATGGCATGACAATGAAATTCATTGGACTTCACTAAAGCACATACCGATCTGAGAGCAGGCTAGGTGCtgatctgttgcaccctctacaaccactgtgaatattatttgaccctgctggtaatctatgaatgtttgaacatcttggccatgtactgttataatctccaccttgcacagccagaagaggactggccacccctcatagcctggttcctccctttctagggagtttttcctagccaccgtgcttatacatctgcattgcttgctgtttggggttttagtctgggtttctgaatagcactttgtgacattggctgatgtaaaaaggtctttataaatacatttgattgattggtgCCCAGGTCTAGAGTTTGATTAAGAATAGTTAATAGATGCTCACCCCTCTTCTCTAGCTGGATGTATTGTTGACAGTATAATATAGCCTAAGGCAGCAATGGCCAGCTGGGTTCATCAGTCAGAAATGCCCTTCCCTTTTTGTCCTGTATTGTGTCCTTTTCAAATCTATAACCTTATCAACACATCTCTTTATTAAACTGATATCTCAGAGGGAGAGCTAAAGCTTCCACTTGACCGAATTTGATAGTTGTGTACTCCAGAAACACTTGTGACATCATCACTCACCATATAGGGATTTCAGCACAAACAGAATGTTCAATTTGCAAGTGTGAAGTGTCATGACTTTCACCCAAGAGTAGGTTTAGTGGAGTTTAAATAACACCTGTTCTGTATGAGCTGCAGCTCTCTCTTGACCATGTGAGGTAGACAGACTGAACTGTGTCaggttatacagtaccagtcaaaagtttggacacacctaataattccagggtttttatttttactatcattatttatttgtttaactgacttgcctagttaaataaaggtaagaacaaattcttattttattcttattcttacggtctaggaacagtgtgttaacttctTTGTtccggggcagaacgacagatgccgtgtcagctcagggattcgattttgcaacctttcggttacaagtcgaacgctctaaccactaggctacctgccacccctgttTACAATAgaacaatgacctaacacacctccaggctgtgtaagggctatttgaccaaggagagtgatggtgtgctgcatcagatgacctggcctccacaatcacccggcctcaacccaattgagatggtttgggatgaattggaccatagagtgaaggaaaagcagctaacaagagctcagcatacatgggaacttcttcaagactgctgaaaaagcattccaagtgaaactggttgagagaatgtcaagagtatgcaaagctgccatcaaagcaaagggtggctatttgaagaatctcaaatatatttgtcTTTGTttaattaacacttttttggttaccacatgattcaatgtgttattttatagtttggatgtcttcactattattctacaatgcaggaaatagtaaaaataatgaaaaaccctggaatgggtAGGtatgtctaaacttttgactggtactgtacatgctgTCTAAATGGGAGTAGGAAGAAGTTGTCTCCAAACGCAGATCTAAGTCAGTTTGGAGATTTTCCACCTGGGATTTGAAGGTTAAGATGGTCCTGGAAAGGAAACTTCAACCTTGAGTGTCTAAGTGCCAGTATAGAAAATACCTTGACAATGCCTGCACTGCTGGAGTGATTGGGTGAAGTTTTATTATAGTTCTGGGACTGTCACCAGCTTAAGACTTCATTTCCCAGAGTGCTTTACAGTTAACTGGCTTTCAAAACAGCCATCTCCAATAGAAACTGACTTATCAGTGAAGTAGCACTTTGAGCTTGAGGAGTTAAGTGTGTTGTGAATATGGATTGATAGAGGAACAGATTTGGAGAAACTGATACAAGAATATGTTATCTACCAGTAAGCAGTCAAACAACATTTCAAGAGCAGCAGGTAAACCTCAGCTATACACTTTAAACATTTGAGGGTAAATGTACAAGGCATTGTTCTTTAAATAGACTATTATGGCATCCGACCATTGTCTCTCAAAATATCCCTTTAAAGCATCCCCCCAAAACATTCACCCCAGACCCATCCCCACCCAACAGTCTTACATTGATCTACAGAATGAATAACCATTGAAAATATATACTATTGAATTCCAGTGTACATTTACGgttgttgttttttcccccccattgGTTTTTCAAGTTTAAAAAGGGTCTTCAGTGAACATAATCCAATTCCAGAAGACTATGACACATCTACCGGGCAGTCTCTTCGGCTGAGAAGTTAAGTCAgcatttgtgttttgtttttctacAAGCCGGATGGCTCTTGCTTTTTTCTCCCGTTTCGCTTGGAGAGGACTAGATTTGAGGGGTTAGGAAGCGCTACGACGTCACATGACTAAGCTAGAGCGGGGTGGTGAGGTAAGGAAGAAGAGGAAGCAGTTGAAAAAAAAGCCTGATCTTTTacaaggcagagagaggcaggagatACGACTCCCTATGATGATGTATCCTGTGTGTATTCCAGAGCCATACATCTgatagagaagggaagagaagaaagagagttCAAGGGAAGGGTGAGAAAGTaatgagaggaagaagagagaacaGGTAAGAGAGGGAAATAGAAACGAGATAGAGGATTGAAGAGAGAGAGTCCACTCCCTGTTGTTCCTGGCTCATCGGTAGACCAGATGTGATATGGTTCCAGACTTAAAGTTGAGCTGGTGGTTGGGGACAAAGCTATGCTGGGGTTTTTTACGCGTGCACACATCTTTAGCGTACAGGCTCATGCACATGTCACATGACACCTTGGAGCAGTTCACGCAGGTGTGCGAAGCACCCGGCTTGTTACAGAACCCGCACCGCGACCCCCCCAGGCTTGCTCGGTCGCTATTGGCTACCATGGCCGACGACATGGCAACCGACTTGCAGGGAAACAGCTTAGCGGCCATGAGGGGTTTCTCCACCATCTGGGggtgagggggagtgagggggtGAGGGTGTATGTGGGGGTGTGGGGAGTGGGTGTTGGAGTAGACTGACAGCTTCTCCTTGACGGGGAGGTAGCCATCCACGGGGCGGGGCGATTTGGGGTTGGGGTAGTCCTGCAGGCCGCAACAGGGTGAGGGGTCGATGTCGTGACAGGCCTGGCACAGGATCATTTCACACCTGGGGCAGGATGCCAGGCTGGAGCAGCCCAGGCCACAACCCTGACACTTCATCCCCGGAGAGGTGAGTCCACTGTGGGTTTTGAGTGCCCAGCCGTCCCTGGCATCCCGGGGCTCCCTGGAAGGAGGTCTGGAAGGTGTCTGTCGACCTCCAACCCTAGGCCCACCCCTCTCTGTGTACAGATCAATTTCATCCAATGAGGAGAGGTGGTAGGAGGAGTAAGCATCGACTGAGGGCGGGGATTGAATAGGGAAGAAGTCAGGCACGGGGCTGTAGGAAAGTGGGTCAGTCACAGAGAACATGGAAGTGGAGGTGCTGGGCCTGATGATCTCATCCTTCATGTCCTCCTCTGCATCCACAAACAGAGGCTCCTTCCTCAGGCTCAGAGAGGCTTTCAGGACAGGCTTAGAGGCTGCGTGCCAATTCCCAGCTCCATCCGTAACATCCACTGACTTGGACggccttccccctctcctcagaTGGTGAGGGTGAGGTATGTCCATCGGTCGCACTGAGAGCCTGGCCATGTCGGCCCCAAGGCTGTCTCGCCGTCGGAGGACCTCGGCACAGCCGGCTGCATCATCCCGGCAGCCCCTCCGTTGCTCCAGGGCTTCCAGCTCAGAGGCTGAACCCCGGGCCAAAGCCACCACCTCCCCCAGGAGACGACACTCGGCCTGGGCCAGGAAGAGCTCGAAGGCTAGCTGCCGGAGGTGGGCCGGGCCACCTGGGTGGTCCCGGACGTGGAACTGGAGCTCATGGTCGCGGGAGTAGCCCATAGAACGCAGGAGGGAGCGAAGATCAGCGTCGCACACAGCAGACTGGAGAAGGTAGACGTACGGGCCTGTGAAGGTCTACAAGTGGGGATAAGGAGGACAGAGAGTTACGGAGCATTCCTGCAAATTAATTGTAATGCATGCAATGTTTAACCTCAGGGACCATATTAATATACTACAACAATCCTGCCACCTGCACAAAGCCTGATGACAGGAACACATCCAGTTCAGTAGCTTTAGAATGATGGGTGCTGTACCTTGATACAGCGGAACTCTTTCTTCCAGGGGAAGAGCAGCAGGTTGGTGCAGACAGTCTCCAGGGTGAGAAAGGCTCGCTCCAGACCCTGCAGACTGCAGCCTCTCAGGCAGCGAATGGCGTTCTCCACCACCTCATAGAAGCGCACCATGCGGAACCTCTGGCCCGGGTCTGGTTGGTAGGCCCCCAGCAGGGCCGTGGCCGTGGAGAGTAGGGCCTCGCTGCCCCCCTCCAAGGTGCTTCCCCCAAGGCCCGCATTCCCCCCTCCATCCTCTAGCCGCCTCTCCAGGCACACCACGTACCTCCGGAACAGGTCCTCTTGCAGTTTGGCATCCATTGGCGGCGCAGCAGTGGACTGCTTCAGCCGTGACACCCcttcctcgctccctctctcatgCCCCAGACGACACTTTCAGCAGCCCCTCTCTGCTGACATCTCAGGACAGACACACAAATGCACTCCACTGAGGGTTGAGAAACGCTCAACCAGGAAGCCGTCGCTATACTTCAGATGAGAGGGGATCAGTAGGATTGAATTTAACTGCTTCCTTGTTGGGATGGCTAGGCTCTTGCCTGTAGGCCCACCATCTGCTTTTGGGCATctctggttattttttttaactggcaGTGCATGTGGGCTCTCCAAGAAAAACGTGGGGAATGAGATGAGGCCAGAGGGGGCTGGTGGTTGACGGTTTGGTGGCCCTGAGAAGTATCCAGAGGTCTAGCCTCTGCCCTGTCATTTAACCAAAAGGTGAGTTCAGggtcactgggcagagagggccACAATTATGATGCTGGGCCTTTTCTGAACCAACTCCAAGCTGCAACGACAAAGAGGGATATGATGTTGGATAATGAACACACCACATGCTTCACTGTGCCAATGAGGATGATGTGCTGAGTTTGGGACACATCCCCTCTTTCTCTAGACTCATCCAGCCTGCAAAGAGAATGCAATGCTGACATCATCTGGTGATTCAGAAGCAGCAGCAGCCAAAATGTTCCAAACATGCAAAATGGCCCATTGAAACAAATGGGTTGAAGAGCACAGCATAGAGAGGGAGTGCATCATTATCTGAGTTgcctgtgtgtgagagaaagagaatatgTAGCCTAGACTTGCGAGtgccacacacacccactctgcTACTGACACTATGAACGTGCAGTATAGGATGTATCGGAGCAAGGATATTTTTACCCTCAGTACATTTCATAACCATTTAGCCAGCAACTGCACTCGCATCCACCTCGCATGAATTACCAAATAAAAAAACGAACAAGCTCAAAAATGCAGATGGCTACATGCACATGGTATGCTGGTTAATTAATTATGACTAACGTTAGCTCTTGACCCAAAATGCAATTTTTATGCATTTATCTCAAATCTGCATTTCACAGCAATATCATTGATATTCACATTCGGGTTTGCTTCAATGTAGTTAACGTTCGACTAGCTATGGTGCTGCAAATAGACAATTCAGCAATCCCTTCGGGATGCTCTAAAATCCGCCAGCTAAAGTGACATGCAACGATTTCTAAATCGAAAGGTACAAGCGATTGCTATATTTTCGTTGAAAATGGAATCAGTAAATTACTGCTACTGCGCGTTGTAAGGTTAGACATGTAACGTTGACTAGCTAGTTGGGACCTTCTCGAGTTAGCTGGCTAGAGATCACGGTTTGCTAACAAACTAGACTGAAACGAATATTAGCTAATTCGAACAATTAGCCAACTATGCAATAAACACCTTGTGTGGCAGCTCTGGTTATTTGACGATCTTGACGCAAAGGACCAACTGCGCAAGGGATGTTCTAGTATTCCGCGTAGCAAGatagctagctactactagctaacTAATATCTGAAAATACATAACCAGCTGGGTTAGCTAGCAATGCTAGCATGCGCTGTTCCCACCAGCTAAACACAACCATTAAAAACATATTTCTACATCGAATTGAACAATAACGCCACACATCAACGTTAACCACAGTGATCAGCTGAGTACGCAGTAAAAGTGGCGTTTACAAGACAGAACTGGCAAGCTTTGATGCTAATGTACGTTAGCCACAGTAACTAGCTAGCAGCTGTGTCGGTCTGTGCCTGACATGGGCCCAGGACAGAACGCCCATCTATGCGAAGCTAGTGAGCTCGCTTCCCATCGCACGAGAAGCTTGTATTTAACAATTTCCACTTATGAGTAGTTAGACGCGAGTTGTTCATGTTTCTACTATTGTAAAACCTTTTTTTCTCATAAAGACGCCACGAACATTCAACGCCTTACCTTTTCCGTCCTACTGCTGGAAATTCCCATCACCTCATTGCGCAAGCGCACTCTCTGGAGAGGAGCTTGGCCATGGTTATCAACGAGCCTGGGAATTTTATTTTTAGAAAAACTGCCCACTCAGAGTAAAGCTAGCTATACGTTATACATTATGTGCAATCTATATCCATGTTGTGAGGATATTACCACATTACAAAGACGACGAGGCCCAACatcatgtatttgttttcaatgcATTTTTGTGTGTATATTAATATAATGATAATAAAGCTCTGCTCTTTCCATCGACATAATTGGAATGGCtacaatatattattatatatcatGCAAATGTTTATGATAAAAAAAATGGTGAATATCAAAACATTGCCCGTATTTCCCTGATAACAATTTTATTTCAAACAAAACGTTTTCACAGGCCAGTCAGATTTTCAAGCCTGTTAAACCTTTTTGTAGTAAATCTGCCCATAATTACATGAGGAAACTTTTGAAAATAAACAGCTTCATGGGACCAGCGCCATTGCTATAGCATTACTTAGAATTCTTCCTAATTTATGTAGAGTTATGGGGTATTAGAATCCCCTTGTCCTAAACTGTGTTATTTTCATCCCAGTTCGGTACTCAGAAACAAATGGGAACTCTGTCGGGGGGAAGCTTCGactggaaaaaaaatattttgaacggtcatccaacacTCGGGCGTCAAGTGCCTTCAAGACAACTCGGAAATCTCCTACCTCCAAATTCAGTGCATTcacgacaactgggaactcaggggtaaaaacgagctccgactgggaaaatcgTTTTGAACTGTCATCCAACTCGGAGTCGGAAACTCGGGCATCATCCTAGAGCTCCGACTTCTCCGACttgctctgacctgaagatcattgACTTTTTTCTGAGTTACCAGTGTCTAAAATGTAGCAATTATCTTAGAGCTCTGACTTCCCAGAGTCTAAGCCGTTTTAGCAGGGAGAGGGTGGTTCTACTaaactatatggaattgttttaagaaggtcataccaaggatcatttagctattaaACTTAGAATTTTAAGAACCCTTGAAGTATcccaaaaatatataaacaattATTTGATGAACATtttaatttggccttactgctgttAGCCCATACACACACATTGAATAGCAGATTCATTACATGGAACAGATAGTCCCCCTCAAAAAATCTAAACGAAGTTTGTTCtgcagtgtctgtcctatatctgagagatttatttgacatatatttaaccccttattttttgtcactaaacagtctccatatacacTGGGTATactaacattaggaacaccttaatattgagttgcaccccattttgcccttagaatagcctcaattcttcggggcatggactctacaaggtgtcaaaaacaTTCCACGGGATGCTGACCATATGCTTCAcacggttgtgtcaagttgtctggatgtcctttgagtggtggaccattcttgatacccaCGGGAAACTGTTGCGTGCATCTAAACATAAGTGCCTTGAGATCTGTGTCATATTGTGTGGAACTAAGTTTTGTGGTCTATTGTGTGTAATTACCGTGTGTTAACCTTCTTAGCTAGCGATAGCGCTGCTGTTAGCATTTACATTGGATTGCATGAGCATTTTAGCATGACTGTTAGTGATTAGCCCTTTATTAGCTTTGCTCATTTATGGTGCTAGGTTATTTTCTATTCTATATATTTCACTCATACTCATTGTAATTATATTATGTATACATTTCAACATTACTGTAATGTGCCTGACTTTAATGTGTACAAGTCCAACAGGCTATTTATCCTATTGCCATGTGAATAGGACTTATGCCTGCTGTGGTGCATAGCCACAGATATAACAATGAACATCTTTGGTATAGCCCTTGCTGTTATGTACTTACCTGTGCTAGCTTATACAGCCATGTCATTCATATTATAGCAGTGTTATAAACTCCTCTTAACCTGGACATCCACCTCATCCTTGTTCTGACCGAACATTTTTAGTGGGTTCTACTGGCCTTAAGTCAGCACCTAAGGTTTGTTATTACATTCATGGTCCTTCGATTCTCTACAACCCTACACCTTATTTTTCAATGGTCCTTACGAGCCGGATCCATTAACTGCTACAGCCCAAGGATGGCAGTTAACAGAGAATATCCTCCACAAGATGTGGTCTGTCCGCGCCGACCAGCTCATCTGCTACAATATCTCGACAATTATGGCGATGGCTACGAGTCAAGGCACAGACtaccacacacattcacatactaCTCCTACGAGGGAGAGCAGCTAGAGGGTTTCTTGAGCACTTGAGGTGGACTAAACTGCAACCAAAGTGGCCAACTTCTTCACCTTCAACAACTAATCACCGGTCCAAGTCACCACCCAGGCTGACCAGCAGAATAGAGGACAGAGCCTCAGCCTTTTTATTGGTTGCGAATTCACCGGGTTCCCACCTCAGGCTAACGTCGACCAGAGATCGCGAAGATCAGTGTTGAGCCTCAACCAGAGATCACCGGAATCAGCGTCGACCTGAGCTTGGACCGCCAGTGAAAACCGGAGAGGTCTCACTGTGTTTACACAGCCAGTGTGACGAGATTGATGAGCTCATTGAAGTGGTCCGGAAGACGGAAGGTTCCTACAGTCCACCCAACCACAGTCGCCAGTACTTACCTATTGGACACTGCCAGTTGTCACCTGACCGTCTCAGCCAGTCCTTCAACAGTTCTCTCCTCTTACAACTGAAAGACGTCTTAGAGGGGGAGTCCCTCACAGCAGTGCTACAGATTTCTCCAGGGCCAGAGGAGCTACCAGAGGTCATCCTGGCGGAGCACCCTACCACTGTGCTCCAGCCAACCCCAGCCGTGCAAATCCAGCCTGTTCCGACAATGCAGCGCAAGTTAGTAGTGTggcctactacaccggctcctgccatggagcttcAGCTCACCACTCCCACAGCTGTGCTTCAACTAGCTCCTGTCGCAGGGTCTCAACtggttcccacagttgtgtcatcgCCATCTCCAGTGACAGAGGTTCTACCGACCCCTGTTCTGGACCCAAGATGAATCCTTACCTCCCATCCTGTTCACGAGCAGGAAGACCTACAGCCTTCTCCAGTGACGAAGGAGATACCAGAGTTCATCGTGAGGGAGAACCCTACTCCAGCTGACACCTCTGAATGTCAGTTGGTCCATAATGTGAGATCCCTGTCTGCTGAAGGCGCCAAGTCCAGCCCTGCCACTCAGACCTCTCCAGTCCCTGTCTGGTGGGATCTGCCTAGTCCTACCTTGGACATCCAGCCAGCTGCTGTCCAAAGATGCCTCCCTGCTCCTCCCTGGGAGCCCCCTCCAGTCACTGTTGCAGGGGCTCTGTCTGTGTTGCTATCCAGGCCCTGTCAGTCCCTGCCTGGTGGAATCTGCCAGTCTCAGCCCTGGGTTTCTTGCTAGCCCCTCTTAGCCCTGTGGTTATTGCTAGCCCCCGCTAGCTCCAGCCCTGGGAGACCCTCCTGACCAAAGTGTTCAGTGTCCTATCGTAGGAGACACCTCCCCTTCTGCCCTACTAGGTGCTAAGTCCAGAGTATGTTAGCCCTCAGTTCCCTGATTGCCTAGTGGCTTCACAGTTTCCTGCTAAGCTGGGTCTCCAGTTTCCTATCCCAGTAGGCCCAGAGCTTTCTGTCCTAATAGATCTAGCATCCCCTAGCTCACAGTCTGTAGCCCAGTCCGGACCCAAGTCACTAGCTCTGTCAGGCCCCAAGTCAACAGCTCTGGGCACTCAGTCAGTTTCTCCTGGACCCAGGGTCCAGCTCTCTCCCGCCTTTGggtctttttctccctctttcagGTGTGCAGCTGTCTCCTCTCTTGAGTTCTTCACCTGTTGCTGCTGTGGAGATCCAGCTGATCTCATCTCCGGTCCCAGAGCCCTCTCCTTTCGCTGACTTGGTGGTCCAGACATTTATTGTCCTGAGATCTCTGCCGGTCGCTGCTGTGGAGATCCAGCCGACCCCAACTCCTGTCCCTGGGGCCTCACCTGTCACCGATGGGGCGGCCTTGCCATCTGCAGTCCGGAGACGCTCATCGAGCTCTGCTGCTGCGGACCTGTGGTCTCAAGTCCTGAGAGCTTCATTGAGACCTGCGGCCGAACCTCCGCCATCTGCTGTGCAGAGACCATCATCGAGCTCTGCTGCTGCGGCCCGACCTCCTGATCCGGTGCCCTTACCTGGTCCCTCTGCCTGGGTCCGGCCTGTCTGGTGGCCACCAGGCGTTGCTGCCTTCTGTTGGACAAGTCACCCATTTGGTCTACATTTCTACCTCTCTAAATGACGACAAGTATTCACGTCATTCCTCTGTGTGGCTGTCTGCCCTTGCTCCCATTTGTTGTCGATTTAAAATCTGTACAACATATTTGGGTGCGGCTGTTAAAATGGCCAGCTTCAATCAGCTGATTCTAGCCATCCCTTCTGGTTAGTTCTAGTTGGGCAGCTTAGTCTCCCATTCAGAGGACCCACGCTTTTATTAGTGTTTTATTGATCAAGGTCACGCCTAATACTTATCACCACATCTCCTACAGCCTATCAGTGTCCTTGATCCCCGGGACTTCAGTTTCAGTTAGTCTATGACCCCTGCCCACTGTGTGGTCTGAAACGTGTTttctggcctcccgagtggcgcagatgtctaaggcactgcattgcagtgctagctgtgccactagagattctgggtttgagtccaggctctgtcgcagccggctgcgaccgggagacccatagggcggcacacaattggcccagcatcgtccgggttaggggagggtttggccggcagggacgtccttgtcccattctagtttgttggtgatgtggacaccaaggaacttgaaactctcaacctgctccactacagcccagttgatgagaatgggggtgtgctcggtcctccctttcctgtagtccacaataatctcctttgtcctggttacgttgagggataggttgttattctggcaccacccggccaggtctctgacctcctccctataggctgtctcatcataatcggtgatcaggctgttgtgtcgtctgcaaactttatgatggtgttggagtcgtgcctggccatgc encodes:
- the spata2 gene encoding spermatogenesis-associated protein 2 — protein: MDAKLQEDLFRRYVVCLERRLEDGGGNAGLGGSTLEGGSEALLSTATALLGAYQPDPGQRFRMVRFYEVVENAIRCLRGCSLQGLERAFLTLETVCTNLLLFPWKKEFRCIKTFTGPYVYLLQSAVCDADLRSLLRSMGYSRDHELQFHVRDHPGGPAHLRQLAFELFLAQAECRLLGEVVALARGSASELEALEQRRGCRDDAAGCAEVLRRRDSLGADMARLSVRPMDIPHPHHLRRGGRPSKSVDVTDGAGNWHAASKPVLKASLSLRKEPLFVDAEEDMKDEIIRPSTSTSMFSVTDPLSYSPVPDFFPIQSPPSVDAYSSYHLSSLDEIDLYTERGGPRVGGRQTPSRPPSREPRDARDGWALKTHSGLTSPGMKCQGCGLGCSSLASCPRCEMILCQACHDIDPSPCCGLQDYPNPKSPRPVDGYLPVKEKLSVYSNTHSPHPHIHPHPLTPPHPQMVEKPLMAAKLFPCKSVAMSSAMVANSDRASLGGSRCGFCNKPGASHTCVNCSKVSCDMCMSLYAKDVCTRKKPQHSFVPNHQLNFKSGTISHLVYR